In bacterium, the following are encoded in one genomic region:
- a CDS encoding DUF134 domain-containing protein — MPRPRKRRCCRRYRADRIYKPQGIPMRDIEVTVLEIDEFEALRLCDAEGLDQTAAGERMGVSRGTVQRLLATARGKLVTAILDRDAIVMNLTQKEVDHAGLHPHQARNRPRRRGV; from the coding sequence GTGCCGAGACCTCGCAAAAGACGCTGCTGCAGACGCTACCGGGCCGACCGCATCTACAAGCCCCAGGGCATCCCCATGCGGGATATCGAAGTCACGGTGCTGGAGATCGACGAGTTCGAGGCCCTGCGGCTCTGCGACGCCGAGGGGCTGGATCAGACCGCGGCCGGCGAGCGCATGGGCGTCTCGCGGGGCACAGTTCAGCGCCTGCTCGCTACCGCGCGCGGAAAACTCGTCACGGCCATCCTGGACCGCGACGCGATCGTCATGAATCTCACGCAGAAGGAGGTTGATCATGCGGGCCTGCATCCCCACCAAGCACGGAACCGGCCTCGACGACGAGGTGTGTGA
- a CDS encoding NifB/NifX family molybdenum-iron cluster-binding protein produces MRACIPTKHGTGLDDEVCEHFGSAPYFTICDTEGGEPEVIANGNAHHAHGTCHPLSQLADHRFDAMVCGGMGRRALEMMQRQGLRVYRAGEKTVRGALTALAEGKLAELDVAHACGGHGHGSGHGEGLGRRHRHGRAE; encoded by the coding sequence ATGCGGGCCTGCATCCCCACCAAGCACGGAACCGGCCTCGACGACGAGGTGTGTGAGCACTTCGGGTCGGCGCCGTACTTCACGATCTGCGACACCGAGGGCGGAGAGCCCGAGGTCATCGCCAACGGGAACGCGCATCACGCGCACGGCACGTGCCACCCCCTCTCCCAGCTGGCGGACCACCGTTTCGACGCCATGGTCTGCGGCGGCATGGGACGGCGCGCCCTGGAGATGATGCAGCGCCAGGGTCTCAGGGTTTACCGGGCCGGCGAAAAGACGGTCAGAGGCGCCCTGACGGCGCTCGCGGAAGGGAAACTGGCCGAACTGGACGTCGCCCATGCCTGTGGCGGCCACGGGCACGGGTCGGGCCACGGCGAGGGGTTGGGACGGCGTCACCGGCACGGACGAGCCGAGTAG